A part of Brassica rapa cultivar Chiifu-401-42 chromosome A05, CAAS_Brap_v3.01, whole genome shotgun sequence genomic DNA contains:
- the LOC103849142 gene encoding pentatricopeptide repeat-containing protein At3g04760, chloroplastic, with amino-acid sequence MTPLSSELVGFTIPYHSITYKHYNRSFLTCSNVNVKPFSTNLQVQASTTNHSHSLGFRDTQMLKIFHRACRAGNYIEALHLLESMVPKGYSPDVILCTKLIKGLFNLRNVPKAVRVMEILEKFGQPDVFAYNALINGFCKMNRIDDSTKVLDRMRSKGFSPDTVTYNIMIGSLCSRGKLDLALKVFDQLVNDNCQPTVITYTILIEATMLEGGVDEALKLLDEMLSRGLKPDMFTYNTIIRGMCKEGMVERAFEMIRSLEVKGCEPDVISYNILLRALLNQGKWEEGEKLMSKMFSEECEPNVVTYSILITTLCRDGKIDEALNLLRLMKEKGLTPDAYSYDPLIAAFCREGRLDLAIKFLETMISDGCLPDVVNYNTVLATLCKNGKADQALEIFGKLGEVGCSPNSSSYNTMFSALWSSGDKIRALQMISEMLNHGVDPDEITYNSMISCLCREGMVDEAFELLVDMRSCEFHPSVVTYNIVLLGYCKAHRIEDAIGVLDTMVENGCKPNETTYTMLIEGIGFAGYRAEAMELANDLVRIDAISEFSFKRLHRTFPLLNVLQRSSQPFVH; translated from the coding sequence ATGACGCCACTTTCCTCTGAGCTCGTCGGTTTCACCATCCCTTACCACTCCATAACATATAAACACTACAATCGAAGCTTCTTAACCTGCTCTAACGTCAATGTCAAACCTTTCTCAACCAATCTTCAAGTTCAAGCCTCCACAACAAACCATTCACACTCTCTCGGATTCAGAGACACACAGATGCTCAAAATCTTCCACCGCGCGTGCCGTGCGGGTAACTACATCGAAGCTCTCCACCTCCTCGAGAGCATGGTCCCTAAAGGCTACAGCCCCGACGTGATCCTCTGCACCAAGCTCATCAAAGGCCTTTTCAACCTCCGCAACGTCCCCAAAGCCGTCAGGGTCATGGAGATCCTCGAGAAGTTCGGGCAGCCTGACGTCTTCGCCTACAACGCCTTGATCAACGGGTTTTGCAAGATGAACCGTATCGATGATTCGACGAAAGTTCTCGATAGGATGAGGAGCAAAGGCTTCTCCCCTGATACTGTGACTTACAACATAATGATTGGTAGCTTGTGTAGTAGAGGGAAGCTTGATCTTGCCTTAAAGGTGTTTGATCAGTTGGTTAATGATAATTGTCAGCCTACTGTGATTACTTACACGATTTTGATCGAAGCGACGATGCTTGAAGGCGGCGTGGACGAGGCCTTGAAGCTGCTGGATGAGATGTTGTCTAGAGGGTTGAAGCCTGATATGTTTACTTACAATACGATCATCAGAGGGATGTGTAAAGAAGGGATGGTGGAGCGCGCTTTCGAGATGATTCGGAGCTTGGAAGTGAAGGGATGTGAGCCTGATGTGATCTCTTACAACATCTTGCTTCGCGCGCTTTTGAACCAAGGGAAGTGGGAGGAAGGGGAGAAGCTCATGAGCAAGATGTTCTCCGAGGAATGCGAGCCGAACGTTGTGACTTACAGCATTCTGATTACTACTTTATGCCGCGATGGGAAGATCGATGAGGCGCTGAATCTCCTTAGGCTTATGAAGGAGAAGGGGTTGACGCCGGATGCTTACAGTTATGATCCTTTGATCGCGGCGTTTTGTAGAGAAGGCAGGTTAGATTTAGCCATCAAGTTCTTGGAGACTATGATCTCAGACGGGTGTTTGCCCGACGTGGTGAACTACAACACTGTGCTGGCTACGCTGTGCAAGAATGGGAAAGCGGATCAAGCGTTGGAGATCTTCGGGAAGCTAGGGGAAGTCGGCTGCTCGCCGAACTCCAGCTCCTACAACACGATGTTCAGCGCGCTGTGGAGCAGCGGAGATAAGATCAGGGCGTTACAAATGATATCAGAGATGCTGAACCACGGGGTAGACCCCGATGAGATCACTTATAACTCGATGATCTCGTGTCTATGCAGGGAAGGGATGGTCGACGAGGCTTTCGAGTTGTTGGTCGATATGAGAAGCTGTGAGTTTCATCCGTCGGTTGTGACATACAACATTGTTCTGTTGGGATACTGTAAGGCTCATAGGATCGAAGACGCCATAGGTGTTCTTGATACAATGGTGGAGAATGGGTGTAAGCCTAATGAGACTACTTATACAATGCTTATTGAAGGGATTGGATTTGCTGGATATAGAGCCGAGGCTATGGAGTTAGCTAATGATCTGGTTCGAATCGACGCGATTTCTGAGTTTTCTTTCAAGAGATTGCATAGGACTTTCCCTTTGCTTAATGTTTTACAGAGATCTTCTCAGCCATTTGTTCATTAG
- the LOC103849140 gene encoding pentatricopeptide repeat-containing protein At3g04750, mitochondrial: MFVRRGVRFFATECKRKTTTWDPLHSLDLNHPSLVLLEKCNSRHQFKQILANIMRVNLICDTFPMSRLILFSAITYPGNIDLAKLLFRNFTPNPNVFVYNTMISSTVSKKECFGLYGSMIRHSVCPDRQTFLYLMKVTNFVSELKQIHCHVTVSGVLSEGNNYYLWNSLVKVYMEFGDLGYAEKVFDEMPERDVSSFNTMIVGYAKKGYCLEAMKVYYKMVGDGIEPDEYAVLGLLVCCGRLSDVRLGKGVHGWIERRKPGSSSNLILWNAVLDMYFKCRESGLAKRVFDMMAKKDTCSWNTMVGGFVKLEDMEAARDVFDQMPRRDLVSWNSLLLGYSKKGCDQMAVRELVYEMLIVEKVVPDRVTMVSLISGAANNGELSQGRWAHGLVIRLGLQVDAFLGSALVDMYCKCGSIERAFKVFKTVAEKDVTLWTTMISGTAFHGNGKQALELFEEMQEEGVKPNKVTLLAVLTACSHSGLVEEGLHVFNHMKEAFGFDPETEHYGSLVDLLCRAGRVEEAKDIVLKKMPMRPSQSMWGSILSACRGKEDVETAEMALTELVKLEPDKEGGYVLLSNIYAAARRFGYSDKTREAMESRGVKKVAGYSSVVGVEGVHSFVATEKQNHPRWLEIRRILHHLCEEMSSNLDLIH, translated from the coding sequence ATGTTCGTGCGTCGAGGAGTTCGTTTCTTTGCTACCGAATGTAAACGCAAGACGACAACATGGGATCCTCTTCACTCCCTCGACCTCAATCACCCATCTCTTGTTCTGCTCGAGAAATGCAACTCCAGGCACCAATTCAAGCAGATCTTAGCAAACATCATGCGCGTCAATCTCATATGCGACACGTTTCCCATGAGCCGTCTCATCTTGTTCTCAGCGATTACGTATCCAGGCAACATCGACTTGGCTAAGCTTCTGTTTCGTAACTTCACACCGAACCCAAACGTTTTCGTTTACAACACAATGATCTCTTCTACTGTTTCCAAGAAGGAATGTTTTGGTCTTTACGGGTCTATGATTAGACACAGTGTTTGTCCTGATAGGCAGACGTTTCTGTACTTGATGAAAGTAACGAACTTTGTGTCGGAATTGAAGCAGATTCATTGTCACGTAACTGTTTCTGGGGTTTTGTCTGAAGGGAATAATTATTACCTGTGGAACTCTCTGGTGAAAGTTTATATGGAGTTTGGAGATTTGGGTTATGCAGagaaggtgttcgatgaaatgcctgaacGAGATGTTAGTTCTTTCAACACGATGATTGTTGGTTATGCTAAGAAGGGGTATTGTTTAGAGGCGATGAAGGTGTATTATAAGATGGTTGGTGATGGTATTGAGCCTGACGAGTACGCGGTGTTGGGTCTTTTAGTTTGTTGTGGTAGATTGTCTGATGTTAGGCTTGGGAAAGGAGTTCATGGTTGGATTGAGAGGAGGAAGCCTGGCTCTTCGTCGAATTTGATACTGTGGAATGCtgttttagatatgtatttcaAATGCAGAGAGTCTGGTCTTGCGAAAAGAGTGTTTGATATGATGGCGAAGAAGGATACGTGTTCTTGGAACACTATGGTTGGTGGCTTTGTTAAGCTTGAGGACATGGAAGCTGCTCGTGACGTTTTTGATCAGATGCCTAGAAGAGATCTTGTCTCTTGGAACTCTCTGCTTCTTGGTTACTCCAAGAAGGGGTGTGATCAGATGGCTGTGAGAGAATTGGTCTATGAGATGTTGATAGTGGAGAAGGTTGTTCCAGACCGCGTCACTATGGTAAGTTTGATTAGTGGTGCAGCAAACAACGGAGAACTTAGCCAAGGAAGATGGGCACACGGGTTAGTGATCCGTCTGGGATTGCAGGTTGATGCCTTTCTTGGTTCGGCTCTGGTGGATATGTACTGCAAGTGTGGTAGCATCGAGAGAGCTTTCAAGGTTTTCAAAACAGTTGCTGAAAAGGACGTCACGCTATGGACAACGATGATATCCGGGACTGCCTTCCATGGGAATGGCAAGCAAGCTCTGGAACTATTCGAAGAAATGCAAGAAGAAGGCGTGAAGCCGAACAAAGTCACTCTCCTCGCTGTCCTAACGGCTTGCAGCCATAGCGGCCTAGTGGAGGAAGGGTTACACGTTTTCAACCACATGAAGGAGGCATTCGGGTTTGACCCTGAAACCGAGCATTACGGAAGCCTTGTGGATCTCTTGTGTCGGGCGGGGAGAGTAGAAGAAGCGAAAGACATAGTGCTAAAGAAGATGCCAATGAGACCAAGTCAGTCAATGTGGGGATCGATCTTAAGCGCTTGTCGGGGAAAAGAAGATGTCGAAACTGCAGAGATGGCTTTAACGGAGTTGGTCAAGTTGGAGCCTGACAAAGAAGGTGGATACGTGTTGCTGTCCAACATCTATGCAGCCGCTAGAAGATTTGGATATTCAGACAAGACGAGAGAAGCGATGGAGAGCCGTGGAGTAAAGAAGGTTGCAGGATACAGTAGTGTAGTAGGAGTAGAGGGAGTTCATAGCTTTGTGGCTACAGAGAAGCAGAACCATCCAAGATGGCTTGAGATTAGAAGAATATTGCATCATCTATGTGAAGAAATGAGTTCAAACTTGGATCTTATTCATTAA
- the LOC103849141 gene encoding mediator of RNA polymerase II transcription subunit 14 produces MAELGQQTVDFSALVGRAAEESFLSLTELVEKAKSPELSDTEKKLSLLKYVVKTQQRMLRLNALAKWCKQVPLINRLQDVGSTLSAHDICFTQAADSLFFMHEGLQQARAPVYDVPSAIEVLLTGSYQRLPKCVDDVGMQCSLDEHQQKPALRKLEVLVRSKLLEITLPKEITEVKVSKGTVTLSVEGEFKVLVTLGYRGHLSMWRILHLDLLVGERSGGPIKLEVTRRHILGDDLERRMSVAENPFTILYAVLHELCVAIVMDTVIRQVRTLLHGRWKDAIRFDLISDTGTAPANQEGEADSVSLKTPGVKLMYWLDSDKNNAGSFVKIEPGSDLQIKCSHSTFVIDPLTGKEAEFSLDQSCIDVEKLLLKAICCNRYTRLLEIQKELLRSDRICRAPSDVILQAFLDEPGSEGSSMVDSKEQKEPEVLRVRAYGSSFFTLGINIRTGKFLLQSSKSVLTPSILVEFEDALNQGSISAVDAFINLRSKSILHFFAAIGKFLGLEVYEHGFGVNKAPKSLSDGSSILALGFPDCESSHLLLMELEKDFTPLFKLAETQTDGSGKPQFLNDLSNVLRVKKIDIGQIRILEDDLNLITSDVASFVSSFSDAERSLSQASGHRGPGLVEESLAEMSGGQLSFSSIVDEVFGHQKVTSSADGKAPLLTSYQSDSFYSMQGPLESSSFNLLSSPPPGKGSAMKKNSNKELSMVLSPSLTVVSESADLAVTSDGPLLRKDQKSRKRSASDLLRLIPSLQGVEGVTHPNKRSKASASQALSTAVVTSTKAIGCSYGDLIAEANKGNAPSSVFVYALLHVVRHSSLSIKHAKLTSQMEALDIQYVEEMGLRDSFSDIWFRLPFAQNDSWQHICLQLGRPGSMCWDVKINDQHFRDLWELQKGSKSTPWGSGVHIANSSDVDSHIRYDPEGVVLTYQSVEADSIKKLVADIQRLSNARRFSLGMWKLLGIKADEKTEEPGGANPAVKGPAGGKGGGEAVDRWRAFKIEAVGLTSLWFSFGSGIMARFVVEWESGKDECTMHVSPDQHWPHTKFLEDFINGGEVESLLDCIRLTAGPLTALAAATRPARASSATGVTVVPATATSRQSNQTQQTQPSTLAAPNAVGQSASGSALASPSPAPSPLGGSFHGAAGRSGPGIVPSSLLPIDVSVVLRGPYWIRIIYRKRFAVDMRCFAGDQVWLQPATPPKGGASIGGSLPCPQFRPFIMEHVAQELNGLEPNLTGSQGGATNPNSGSRVNFSPSSVMSRAVMSRVGSVASGSLVAGSGLSVRRPLGSGVPAHVRGELNTAIIGLGDDGGYGGGWVPLVALKKVLRGILKYLGVLWLFAQLPDLLREILGSILKENEGALLNLDQEQPALRFFVGGYVFAVSVHRVQLLLQVLSVRRFHHQQQQQNGSSGTAQEELTQSEIGEICDYFSRRVASEPYDASRVASFITLLTLPIPVLREFLKLIAWKKGLSQSQQAGEVAPAQRPRIELCLENHSGADVETSCAAKSNIHFDRPQSTVDFALTVVLDPAHIPHINAAGGAAWLPYCVSVRLRYTFGDNPSVTFLGMEGSHGGRACWQRVDDWEKCKQRVSRTVEVNGSAAGDLTQGKLKLVADSVQRTLHLCLQGLSSNNTLQKEFTI; encoded by the exons ATGGCGGAATTAGGGCAACAGACGGTGGATTTCTCCGCCCTCGTTGGTCGAGCCGCGGAGGAATCGTTCCTCTCCCTCACGGAGCTCGTTGAGAAGGCCAAGTCGCCGGAGCTTTCCGATACTGAGAAGAAGCTCAGCCTCCTCAAGTATGTCGTCAAGACTCAGCAGCGGATGCTTCGGCTCAATGCCCTCGCCAAGTGGTGTAAACAG GTTCCTCTTATAAATCGCTTGCAGGACGTTGGGAGCACACTATCAGCTCACGATATATGCTTCACACAAGCTGCGGATTCACTCTTCTTCATGCACGAAGGTCTACAGCAAGCTCGTGCCCCCGTCTACGACGTCCCCTCCGCTATTGAAGTCTTGCTGACAGGCTCTTACCAGCGCCTCCCAAAGTGCGTAGACGATGTGGGGATGCAGTGCTCTTTGGACGAGCACCAGCAGAAGCCAGCGCTGAGAAAGCTGGAGGTGCTCGTGCGCTCCAAGCTACTCGAGATCACGCTTCCAAAAGAGATCACAGAGGTGAAAGTCTCTAAAGGCACGGTTACCTTATCCGTCGAGGGGGAGTTCAAGGTTCTGGTGACTCTCGGTTACCGAGGACACCTGTCCATGTGGAGGATACTGCATTTGGATCTCCTCGTTGGTGAGAGAAGCGGTGGTCCGATTAAACTCGAGGTGACGAGACGGCATATCCTTGGTGATGATCTAGAGCGTAGAATGTCAGTTGCGGAGAATCCATTCACTATACTATACGCGGTGCTCCATGAGCTCTGCGTTGCCATTGTCATGGACACAGTCATAAGGCAAGTCAGAACTCTTCTCCACGGGAGATGGAAAGACGCGATTCGCTTTGACTTAATCTCGGACACTGGTACAGCACCAGCAAACCAAGAAGGAGAGGCGGATTCCGTTAGTCTCAAAACGCCAGGAGTGAAGCTAATGTACTGGCTAGATTCTGATAAAAATAATGCTGGCTCGTTCGTTAAAATCGAGCCGGGGTCAGATCTTCAGATTAAGTGCTCTCACAGCACGTTTGTGATTGACCCGCTGACCGGCAAGGAAGCTGAGTTTTCTCTGGACCAGAGCTGCATTGACGTGGAGAAGCTGCTGCTTAAAGCTATTTGCTGTAATAGATACACCCGTCTTCTTGAGATTCAGAAAGAGCTTTTGAGGAGTGACAGGATTTGTCGAGCTCCCAGTGATGTCATCCTGCAGGCCTTCCTGGATGAGCCTGGCAGtgag GGAAGTAGCATGGTAGATTCTAAGGAACAAAAAGAGCCAGAGGTATTACGCGTCCGAGCTTATGGATCATCATTTTTCACACTCGGGATCAATATaag GACCGGTAAGTTTCTTCTTCAGTCATCCAAGAGTGTCTTGACCCCCTCCATCTTGGTCGAGTTTGAAGATGCGTTGAATCAAGGGAGTATATCTGCTGTTGATGCCTTTATCAACTTGAGAAGCAAAAGCATTTTGCATTTTTTTGCCGCCATTGGCAAATTTTTGGGTCTTGAG GTCTACGAACATGGTTTTGGTGTAAACAAAGCCCCCAAAAGCCTCTCGGATGGGTCAAGCATCCTGGCGTTGGGATTCCCTGACTGTGAAAGCTCTCACCTCTTGCTCATGGAGCTCGAGAAGGACTTCACGCCGTTGTTTAAATTAGCGGAAACGCAAACGGACGGTTCGGGGAAGCCTCAGTTTCTCAACGATCTCAGCAACGTTCTGCgggttaagaagattgatattGGGCAGATACGGATACTTGAAGATGATCTCAACTTGATCACATCGGATGTAGCTAGCTTTGTATCTTCGTTCTCAGATGCTGAGAGGAGCTTGAGTCAAGCGTCTGGACACCGTGGTCCTGGACTAGTTGAGGAGTCTTTGGCGGAGATGAGTGGAGGCCAGTTGAGTTTCTCTAGCATCGTAGATGAAGTGTTTGGACATCAGAAAGTGACGTCATCCGCTGATGGAAAAGCTCCGTTGTTGACTAGCTATCAATCGGATTCCTTCTACAGTATGCAAGGCCCTTTAGAATCTAGCTCTTTTAATCTGTTGTCATCTCCTCCCCCTGGGAAGGGTTCAGCTATGAAGAAGAACTCTAACAAGGAGTTGTCCATGGTATTGTCTCCATCCCTAACTGTTGTCTCTGAGTCAGCTGATCTTGCAGTTACCTCTGATGGTCCTTTGTTGAGAAAAGACCAGAAGTCACGGAAACGTTCAGCCTCAGATTTGCTGAGATTGATCCCATCTCTACAAGGAGTGGAAGGTGTGACTCATCCCAATAAGAGAAGTAAAGCCTCTGCATCACAGGCCCTATCTACTGCAGTGGTAACATCAACAAAAGCCATTGGATGCAGCTATGGGGATCTCATAGCTGAAGCAAACAAAGGGAACGCACCTTCGAGCGTTTTCGTCTACGCTCTTCTCCACGTGGTCAGGCACTCTTCTTTGTCCATAAAGCACGCCAAGCTAACTAGTCAGATGGAGGCACTGGACATCCAATACGTTGAGGAGATGGGACTGAGAGATTCGTTTTCAGACATATGGTTCCGTCTTCCGTTTGCTCAAAACGATTCCTGGCAGCACATATGCTTGCAGCTCGGTAGACCCGGGAGCATGTGCTGGGATGTGAAAATAAACGACCAGCACTTCAGGGATCTCTGGGAGCTTCAGAAGGGAAGCAAATCAACACCGTGGGGATCCGGAGTTCACATTGCGAACTCGTCTGATGTTGATTCACATATCCGTTATGACCCTGAAGGCGTTGTTCTGACCTATCAGTCCGTGGAAGCCGATAGTATCAAGAAGCTTGTGGCGGATATACAGAGGCTTTCGAATGCCAGAAGGTTCTCCCTTGGTATGTGGAAACTACTTGGCATAAAGGCGGATGAGAAAACAGAAGAGCCTGGTGGTGCTAATCCCGCTGTTAAAGGACCTGCTGGAGGGAAAGGCGGTGGTGAGGCGGTTGATAGGTGGAGGGCTTTCAAGATTGAGGCAGTGGGATTAACGAGCCTGTGGTTTAGCTTTGGTTCGGGCATTATGGCTCGTTTTGTTGTGGAGTGGGAATCAGGGAAAGATGAATGCACCATGCACGTCTCTCCTGACCAGCACTGGCCACATACTAAG TTCTTGGAGGATTTCATAAATGGTGGAGAGGTAGAATCTCTTCTGGATTGCATTCGCCTCACTGCTGGGCCTTTGACTGCGTTAGCTGCCGCTACTCGCCCTGCCCGAGCTAGTTCAGCCACTGGCGTGACTGTCGTACCTGCTACAGCGACTTCAAGACAATCAAATCAGACGCAACAAACTCAACCTTCAACTTTAGCAGCTCCTAATGCTGTTGGCCAGTCTGCCTCAGGGAGTGCTCTTGCTTCTCCTTCTCCTGCTCCAAGTCCACTCGGTGGAAGTTTCCATGGAGCTGCAGGGAGAAGCGGACCTGGAATCGTTCCCAGCTCTCTCTTACCCATTGATGTCTCTGTAGTACTCCGTGGACCCTATTGGATAAGGATCATATACCGCAAACGTTTTGCGGTGGACATGAGATGCTTTGCTGGAGATCAAGTCTGGTTGCAACCAGCAACTCCACCCAAGGGTGGTGCTTCTATTGGAGGCTCCTTGCCATGTCCCCAGTTCAGACCTTTCATCATGGAGCATGTTGCTCAAGAGTTAAACGGTTTGGAACCGAATCTGACAGGTAGCCAAGGAGGAGCAACAAATCCAAACAGTGGTAGCAGAGTTAACTTTTCCCCTTCTAGTGTAATGTCAAGAGCCGTGATGAGTCGTGTAGGCAGTGTTGCTTCAGGATCTTTAGTGGCTGGCTCAGGGTTGTCTGTACGTAGACCACTAGGGAGCGGTGTGCCAGCACATGTAAGAGGCGAGTTAAACACAGCGATTATCGGTTTAGGTGATGATGGTGGCTATGGCGGTGGATGGGTTCCTCTTGTGGCTCTTAAAAAGGTTTTACGTGGTATCCTTAAATATCTTGGAGTACTTTGGCTATTTGCTCAGCTTCCAGATCTCTTGAGAGAGATCTTAGGTTCAATCTTGAAGGAGAACGAAGGCGCTCTCTTGAATCTAGACCAAGAACAACCAGCGTTACGCTTCTTTGTCGG TGGCTATGTATTTGCGGTGAGTGTCCATAGAgttcagcttcttcttcaagTCCTTAGCGTAAGGAGATTCCATCACCAGCAACAGCAGCAAAACGGTTCATCAGGTACTGCTCAAGAGGAGCTAACACAATCCGAGATTGGAGAAATCTGTGACTACTTCAGCCGTCGTGTTGCATCAGAGCCTTACGATGCTTCGAGAGTCGCCTCGTTCATAACACTCCTCACACTACCTATACCTGTCTTAAGAGAGTTTCTTAAACTGATAGCTTGGAAGAAAGGTCTATCGCAATCACAACAAGCTGGAGAGGTTGCTCCTGCGCAGAGACCTAGAATCGAGCTATGCCTAGAGAACCATTCGGGTGCAGATGTGGAAACCAGCTGTGCAGCTAAAAGCAATATCCATTTCGACCGGCCTCAGAGTACGGTTGACTTTGCTCTGACCGTTGTTCTTGATCCTGCGCACATACCTCACATCAACGCAGCTGGAGGAGCGGCGTGGCTGCCTTACTGTGTATCGGTTAGGCTAAGGTACACCTTTGGGGATAACCCTAGCGTGACGTTTCTTGGGATGGAAGGAAGCCATGGAGGAAGGGCTTGTTGGCAGCGTGTTGATGATTGGGAGAAGTGTAAACAGAGAGTGAGCCGTACGGTGGAAGTCAACGGTTCTGCCGCAGGGGATTTGACTCAAGGGAAGCTCAAATTGGTTGCAGATAGTGTCCAGAGAACATTGCATCTATGTCTTCAAGGTCTCAGTAGTAATAACACTCTTCAAAAGGAGTTTACCATATAG